In a single window of the Paenibacillus sp. MMS20-IR301 genome:
- a CDS encoding protein phosphatase 2C domain-containing protein — protein MDSLVVCERVVGGRKALLAVVCDGVGSMSDGGVASSSAVRLLSGWFNNLGHTERVGLRMRDEVLLINTYIMNLASSQGLNTATTLSALLLIEEQYCIVHSGDSRIYCLSEARGLMQLTADDVSDTGRLTSYIGHKSNPVLHYAEGTAPGKVFLLCSDGLYKRLNTDLLTPHTNFSNRKSMQRTIKVLTNYVIEHGEEDNISVAFVKIES, from the coding sequence ATGGACAGTCTGGTCGTCTGTGAACGGGTTGTCGGAGGAAGAAAAGCTTTGCTCGCAGTAGTCTGTGATGGGGTTGGAAGCATGTCGGACGGAGGAGTCGCAAGCTCAAGTGCGGTACGGCTGCTTAGCGGGTGGTTTAACAATCTCGGCCATACGGAACGTGTCGGTCTCCGGATGCGGGATGAGGTCTTATTAATCAATACTTACATAATGAATCTGGCAAGCAGTCAGGGACTGAATACAGCAACAACACTATCGGCGCTGCTCTTGATTGAAGAACAGTATTGTATTGTTCATTCCGGGGACAGCCGGATCTATTGCCTTAGTGAGGCCCGGGGGCTGATGCAGCTGACGGCCGATGATGTTTCCGATACAGGCAGGCTGACTTCTTATATTGGCCATAAAAGCAACCCTGTATTGCATTACGCTGAAGGAACGGCTCCCGGCAAGGTATTTCTGCTGTGCTCAGACGGACTTTATAAGCGGCTCAACACAGATTTGCTTACTCCACATACGAATTTCAGTAACCGGAAATCCATGCAAAGGACTATTAAAGTCCTAACGAATTATGTCATTGAGCATGGTGAGGAAGACAATATATCCGTAGCGTTCGTAAAAATAGAAAGTTGA
- a CDS encoding division plane positioning ATPase MipZ, with amino-acid sequence MKIQLLVALSDGDYTEHLSAVLAEKHADTFEVSVCTSRVLFDDMLERRKFDVALLEPSLAAGANLQNIRLPLMVWDGASAESATDSSLRPIRKYQRISEITRDLLEQYAEVASVTGGFGSGSGNITVVWSPAGGTGKTTVALAYAAQRVGGGKQVTYLDLEYFSSTFAYFAETGKSISRAFERIDGNLEILLKSIRQQDNGSGITYFQPPENYDDMNELTVEDIVVLARACAKGVDELVIDLPSVCDKRTRQLMDIADKVLLVTDYSRTAQVKLDQFLAQHNVFERIRAKTRLVANKGAKLGKLPIEVMYSLPYVQLGDTVDVYKTLSGCTLQGMGVHA; translated from the coding sequence ATGAAAATTCAACTGCTTGTAGCCTTGAGTGACGGAGACTATACCGAGCATCTGTCGGCTGTTCTGGCTGAGAAGCACGCTGATACGTTTGAAGTTTCCGTATGTACCTCCAGAGTTTTGTTTGACGACATGCTCGAAAGACGTAAATTTGATGTTGCACTGCTCGAGCCGTCGCTGGCTGCCGGTGCGAATCTGCAGAACATCCGGCTCCCGCTTATGGTGTGGGATGGAGCTTCAGCAGAATCTGCTACGGACAGCAGCCTGCGGCCTATCCGTAAATATCAGCGCATTTCCGAGATTACCAGAGATCTGCTGGAGCAATATGCTGAAGTTGCCTCTGTGACAGGCGGCTTCGGCTCTGGAAGCGGGAATATAACGGTAGTCTGGTCCCCGGCGGGCGGAACCGGCAAAACAACGGTTGCCCTTGCTTATGCAGCCCAAAGAGTCGGCGGCGGCAAACAGGTGACCTATCTGGATCTGGAGTATTTCTCGAGTACTTTTGCATACTTCGCTGAGACAGGAAAGAGCATTAGCAGAGCCTTTGAACGGATTGACGGCAATCTTGAAATTCTGCTGAAGAGCATCAGGCAGCAGGATAACGGTTCAGGTATTACCTACTTTCAGCCGCCGGAAAATTATGATGATATGAATGAGCTGACGGTTGAGGACATCGTTGTACTGGCCAGAGCCTGTGCCAAAGGGGTGGATGAACTTGTCATTGACCTGCCGAGTGTGTGCGACAAACGGACCAGGCAGCTTATGGACATTGCTGACAAAGTATTGCTTGTCACCGACTATTCCCGCACAGCCCAAGTGAAGCTGGATCAGTTCCTTGCCCAGCATAATGTCTTTGAGCGGATCCGGGCCAAAACAAGGCTTGTAGCCAACAAGGGTGCCAAGCTTGGTAAGCTTCCTATCGAAGTGATGTACAGCCTGCCTTATGTGCAGCTGGGGGACACCGTTGATGTGTATAAGACCCTTTCAGGTTGTACCCTTCAGGGTATGGGAGTGCATGCATGA
- a CDS encoding CpaF family protein, whose translation MSDKIRNDLIGVLKSEIQNHADLTILSDEDLQSLITKALDNKIDWARANSPEAFRELAALNFKEKKLIAGAVYEAIRGLGVLGQIIADPDVTEVMINGYQDIFIEKAGRLYKDERQFESRRELEIIIAKFVSMAGRQVNESEPIVDTRLDDGSRVNVVMQPVALNGPIVTIRRFPKEAMTVQKLIQYGSITPEIAEVLELLVKCKYNIFVSGGTGSGKTTFLNALSNFIPRDERIITIEDSAELQIKNIDNLVRLETRNAGPDGKGAITIRDLIKSALRMRPERVVVGEVRGAEALDMLQAMNTGHDGSLSTGHANSTFDMLSRLETMVLQGAEGLPLEAIRQQISSAVDIIIHLSRLRDKSRKTVEIVEILGYDPENRRIMTNVLYEFRETKTNDSARNKVVGSLVRTDKPMQNTQKLENAGIDRVI comes from the coding sequence ATGAGCGATAAAATCCGTAACGATTTGATCGGCGTATTGAAATCTGAAATTCAGAATCATGCCGATTTGACGATTCTGAGCGACGAAGACCTTCAGTCGCTGATTACGAAGGCACTGGACAACAAAATTGACTGGGCGCGGGCAAACAGCCCTGAAGCATTCCGTGAGCTTGCGGCGCTTAACTTCAAAGAGAAGAAGCTGATCGCCGGTGCTGTATATGAAGCAATACGCGGCTTAGGGGTACTTGGCCAGATTATTGCCGATCCCGATGTAACAGAGGTAATGATCAACGGCTATCAGGATATTTTCATTGAAAAAGCCGGGAGGCTCTACAAGGATGAACGCCAGTTCGAAAGCCGCCGCGAGCTTGAGATTATTATTGCCAAGTTCGTCTCCATGGCTGGCCGGCAAGTTAATGAAAGCGAACCGATTGTCGACACCCGGCTGGATGACGGCTCACGCGTCAACGTGGTCATGCAGCCCGTTGCGCTGAACGGCCCGATCGTTACGATCCGCCGCTTTCCCAAAGAGGCAATGACCGTCCAGAAGCTGATTCAGTACGGCTCCATTACACCCGAGATTGCTGAAGTGCTGGAGCTGCTGGTGAAATGCAAATACAACATCTTCGTCAGCGGAGGAACCGGCAGTGGCAAGACCACCTTTCTTAATGCATTGTCCAACTTCATTCCGCGTGATGAACGGATCATCACGATCGAGGACTCGGCGGAGCTGCAGATTAAGAATATCGATAACCTGGTCCGGCTGGAGACGCGCAATGCAGGCCCGGACGGCAAAGGGGCGATAACCATCCGGGACTTAATTAAGTCTGCACTGCGGATGCGGCCGGAACGGGTCGTGGTCGGGGAAGTCCGCGGAGCAGAGGCGCTGGATATGCTGCAGGCGATGAATACAGGCCATGACGGCTCCCTCTCTACCGGGCATGCCAACTCGACCTTCGATATGCTCAGCCGGCTGGAGACCATGGTCCTTCAGGGAGCAGAAGGGCTGCCGCTGGAGGCGATCCGGCAGCAGATTTCCTCTGCTGTAGATATTATTATCCACCTCTCCCGCCTGCGGGATAAGAGCCGCAAAACGGTTGAAATCGTGGAAATCTTAGGTTATGACCCGGAGAACCGGCGAATTATGACGAATGTGTTATACGAGTTCCGGGAAACGAAGACAAACGACAGTGCCCGAAACAAAGTAGTAGGCTCGCTTGTCCGTACGGATAAACCAATGCAAAATACTCAAAAACTCGAAAATGCCGGGATCGACCGGGTCATATAG
- a CDS encoding type II secretion system F family protein, which yields MENNIFVPSENTHGVQYQQQGRRVYAPDYTVTPSGTLDHIAAFLIGFTAGGAVLFIFYKIILLSVIGGVLFGTVNIFLAAQGAVKKRRYKLRVQFFDLLEALSVAMRAGNPPLKALQSAREDLLLIYPESSDIITELEIIIGKFNNAVPLSEAFTDFAERCGLEDVFSFASIYATIEGKSSRTDEIVRETKQIISDKMEIEMEIDTLMTAAKSEVNIMLLMPLVVLGVIGYAGAGFMDAIYTTGMGRLVSTGGLIVFIISFAMARKFSNVKL from the coding sequence GTGGAGAATAATATTTTCGTTCCCTCAGAGAACACGCACGGGGTGCAATATCAGCAGCAAGGCAGACGAGTGTATGCGCCGGACTATACCGTTACTCCATCAGGAACACTCGATCACATCGCAGCATTTCTAATTGGCTTTACTGCAGGCGGGGCTGTACTGTTCATATTCTACAAAATCATCCTGCTGTCTGTTATAGGCGGAGTGCTATTCGGTACCGTCAACATCTTTTTGGCTGCGCAGGGTGCGGTCAAGAAGCGCAGATATAAGCTGCGCGTACAATTCTTCGACCTGCTTGAAGCACTTTCAGTAGCGATGAGGGCGGGCAATCCGCCGCTTAAGGCCCTGCAGAGTGCACGCGAAGATCTGTTGCTCATCTATCCGGAGAGCAGTGACATTATTACAGAGCTTGAGATTATTATCGGCAAGTTCAATAATGCTGTGCCGTTGTCTGAAGCGTTCACCGACTTTGCAGAGCGCTGCGGGCTTGAGGATGTGTTCAGCTTCGCCTCCATCTACGCTACGATCGAAGGGAAATCAAGCAGAACGGATGAGATTGTCCGGGAAACCAAGCAGATCATTTCTGACAAGATGGAAATTGAAATGGAAATTGATACCCTGATGACTGCAGCCAAATCGGAAGTCAATATTATGCTGCTGATGCCGCTGGTCGTGCTGGGCGTTATCGGTTACGCCGGTGCGGGGTTCATGGATGCGATATACACTACCGGGATGGGACGTCTTGTCTCAACCGGAGGGCTGATCGTATTCATCATCAGCTTCGCAATGGCCCGTAAGTTCAGTAACGTCAAGCTATAG
- a CDS encoding type II secretion system F family protein has protein sequence MLIIVMTLATLLAAVWFVLLAMVSKEDWIAAAYNKVLDNRNAAEKLGRKDLANAGKLAEYHGLAGAVMRLLLGGNSDKKIAKLKRDSDRLQNGDLKGLNIFIMPGYVLQRKFEAIGRGGVHKAILLKNFELHGKKHAANKTKQLLAKLLSFPIIGVSLSLSIGAMAIGMGNTTGGLAVLTVGTLLVLFLVYALYDEVSDQVNKRRAAIARQFPNVVSKLALLVTSGMIVDRAWKETAASQESELYQEMRRTSEELDNLVTPELAYSNFINRCNTKETAKLASAIMQNLSKGNAEIGFLLKQMAKEAWQERRHTAKRDAEKANSKLMIPTMLLFLAILVMLMVPVAMNFNVL, from the coding sequence TTGCTGATTATCGTGATGACTCTGGCGACGCTTCTTGCAGCTGTATGGTTTGTTCTGCTGGCAATGGTGTCTAAGGAGGACTGGATCGCTGCAGCCTACAATAAAGTACTCGATAACCGGAATGCGGCGGAGAAGCTTGGCCGGAAGGATCTTGCGAATGCCGGTAAGCTGGCAGAGTATCACGGCTTGGCCGGAGCAGTGATGCGATTACTTCTCGGCGGCAACTCGGATAAGAAGATTGCCAAGCTGAAGCGGGATAGCGACCGTCTGCAAAACGGTGATCTGAAAGGCCTTAACATATTTATTATGCCAGGCTATGTCCTGCAGCGTAAATTTGAGGCTATCGGACGCGGAGGAGTGCACAAAGCAATCCTGCTGAAGAACTTTGAGCTGCACGGCAAAAAGCATGCAGCCAACAAGACCAAACAGCTGCTGGCCAAGCTGCTGTCCTTCCCGATTATCGGGGTGTCTTTGTCGCTCTCTATCGGAGCAATGGCTATTGGTATGGGGAACACGACCGGCGGTCTGGCGGTGCTAACAGTCGGAACATTGCTGGTACTGTTCCTGGTATATGCGCTGTACGATGAAGTAAGCGACCAGGTCAATAAGCGGCGGGCAGCCATTGCCAGGCAGTTCCCCAATGTGGTCTCCAAGCTGGCGCTGCTGGTTACATCAGGCATGATTGTGGACAGGGCATGGAAGGAAACGGCTGCCAGCCAGGAATCCGAACTATATCAGGAAATGCGCAGAACCTCAGAGGAGCTGGATAATCTGGTTACCCCCGAGCTGGCCTACAGCAACTTCATTAACCGCTGCAACACGAAAGAGACAGCCAAGCTTGCTTCAGCCATTATGCAGAACTTGTCCAAGGGTAATGCCGAAATCGGATTTCTGCTGAAGCAAATGGCCAAGGAAGCCTGGCAGGAGCGCCGGCATACGGCAAAGCGGGACGCTGAGAAGGCCAACTCCAAGCTGATGATCCCAACGATGCTGCTGTTTCTTGCCATCCTTGTAATGCTTATGGTGCCAGTCGCTATGAACTTTAATGTTCTATAG
- a CDS encoding archaellin/type IV pilin N-terminal domain-containing protein, whose product MMETFRNYSISAYLSVKEGIRSFKEDERGLSGVVVAVLLILVAVLAIVFLWSSLSDWLEKLWEKITGAGNGIEGIK is encoded by the coding sequence ATGATGGAAACATTCAGAAATTATTCGATATCCGCTTACCTATCAGTTAAGGAGGGTATCCGCAGCTTCAAGGAAGACGAGCGCGGACTGTCTGGGGTGGTAGTGGCAGTGTTATTGATTCTTGTAGCGGTACTTGCAATTGTATTTCTTTGGAGCAGTCTAAGTGATTGGCTTGAGAAATTGTGGGAAAAAATAACAGGTGCAGGTAATGGTATCGAAGGTATTAAATAA
- a CDS encoding DUF5702 domain-containing protein, with product MQRFLRDCNAAVTVFVTLLLIPAILVSGTAVDLARIYTAKSIVQDANQLAANSVLASYEAMLQDLYGVFGVMQDDPILGGMLDEYIQVTVFGEDWKKTGSGTFQLFYGSNLQPAVVSPAREQNLRNVEVLRRQIEEYAKYRAPVVIVQDILDRIESFKKVKHDAEAIDIKMQIDSKIGEIDKLYRQIFSLIQEINGYQTAEDKAFGSINNILDEINQQLQMLRGTRSDYTGSFNAGDTEAAADHEHKYNAIKSNIRALIAGGTVLTQWQPGTPGSPGSPGRPGTPARPGVPATPAIPAVPATPATSGSWLGSRHSNGLTAAIGDGKSSLKTYKDKLDILVQKCTEADIKKQELSRLVDELDQKLNSGECTEELERKMGLLVADYRSLLKYELKKMAEAMQAKDGPYIDSVIAKLDEVSYGNIATNSPRISKENLQMLSAIAEYDIDFEIINRLNPGRPDPLTPLAGLGSSQYRYPVPRGFVLFQSPVFSSTDNPGFYSVLSLWYTSSSGSTQQQRDNATDNITGIIGEVQDFLEGLLVYDPDPGAEYYKPQSGESQGSFGTPGTGADEMASFGTDGNWDEEGVGMEKTREALGSSIFSQIGEAMGKVGDKILLLTYDSEMFSNWTTSFEEDPITMSGAPLGKDINYFYKSEQEYLIHGDAGNAAANLKAVAGLTLLVRFVFNYTSTFIVPEVKAEILEIKAMFTAVPPFAVFISELARVGYALCESAYDLSRLRNNKKVVLLKMDSADWTFSLKGLISKLAEPKGKGTAVSLSKQEDTIAVKNDEKGLSYSDYLKLYLLFVNGDTLAARTADLISLNMTNKKLGLEADEAAMAGAELFDLQKAITGFSIQSTVDLRMLFLSMPFAQKGVNGVVPPKTLPINVTDYRGY from the coding sequence ATGCAAAGGTTTCTGCGCGATTGTAATGCTGCGGTAACAGTGTTTGTGACACTCCTGCTGATACCGGCGATCTTGGTCAGCGGCACGGCAGTGGACTTGGCCCGGATCTATACGGCCAAAAGTATTGTTCAGGATGCTAATCAACTTGCTGCCAATTCAGTGCTGGCCAGCTATGAGGCAATGCTTCAGGATCTGTACGGCGTATTCGGAGTCATGCAGGATGATCCGATTTTGGGTGGCATGCTGGATGAATATATACAGGTTACGGTGTTCGGAGAGGACTGGAAGAAAACAGGCTCCGGCACATTCCAGTTGTTCTATGGGTCCAACCTGCAGCCGGCGGTTGTCAGTCCGGCGAGGGAGCAGAATCTCCGCAATGTTGAGGTGCTGCGGCGCCAGATTGAGGAATATGCCAAATACCGTGCTCCGGTAGTTATTGTTCAGGATATATTGGACAGAATCGAGAGCTTCAAGAAGGTGAAGCATGACGCGGAAGCGATCGACATAAAAATGCAGATTGACAGCAAAATCGGCGAGATCGATAAGCTGTACAGACAGATATTCAGTCTGATTCAGGAGATTAACGGTTATCAGACCGCAGAAGACAAAGCCTTCGGCTCTATAAATAACATTCTGGACGAAATTAACCAGCAACTGCAGATGCTGAGGGGCACGCGTAGTGATTATACAGGCAGCTTCAATGCCGGTGACACAGAGGCGGCAGCTGACCATGAACACAAATATAACGCGATAAAAAGTAATATCAGGGCGCTCATTGCGGGCGGAACAGTACTCACCCAGTGGCAGCCCGGCACTCCCGGCAGCCCGGGCAGTCCCGGTAGACCGGGTACTCCTGCAAGACCAGGCGTTCCGGCTACTCCTGCCATTCCCGCTGTTCCGGCCACCCCGGCTACTTCCGGCAGCTGGCTGGGCAGCCGCCACAGTAATGGCCTCACTGCTGCCATTGGTGACGGCAAGTCCTCCTTAAAGACCTATAAGGATAAGCTGGATATCTTGGTTCAGAAATGTACAGAAGCTGATATCAAGAAGCAAGAGCTGTCCCGCCTTGTGGATGAGCTGGACCAGAAGCTGAACAGCGGGGAATGCACGGAAGAGTTAGAAAGGAAAATGGGCTTATTAGTTGCAGATTACCGCAGTCTGCTGAAGTACGAGCTGAAGAAGATGGCGGAGGCGATGCAAGCCAAGGACGGTCCTTATATAGATAGCGTAATAGCCAAGCTTGATGAAGTCAGTTACGGGAATATAGCAACTAATTCTCCTAGGATCTCAAAGGAAAACTTGCAAATGCTGAGTGCGATTGCAGAGTATGATATTGATTTTGAAATAATTAACAGGCTGAATCCTGGCCGTCCCGATCCGCTTACTCCATTAGCCGGGCTGGGGAGCAGCCAATACCGGTACCCGGTGCCGCGAGGCTTCGTCCTGTTCCAGAGCCCGGTCTTCTCCAGTACGGATAACCCGGGGTTCTATAGCGTTTTAAGCCTGTGGTATACAAGCAGTTCGGGCTCGACCCAGCAGCAAAGAGATAACGCTACGGATAATATTACGGGAATCATTGGAGAGGTGCAGGATTTTTTAGAAGGACTACTGGTTTATGATCCTGATCCCGGTGCTGAATATTACAAGCCGCAAAGTGGTGAAAGTCAGGGCTCATTCGGTACTCCCGGGACCGGAGCAGATGAGATGGCCTCATTCGGAACCGACGGGAACTGGGATGAAGAAGGCGTGGGCATGGAGAAGACAAGAGAGGCGCTGGGCAGCAGTATTTTCAGCCAAATCGGTGAGGCCATGGGGAAGGTCGGCGATAAAATCCTCTTGCTGACCTATGACAGCGAAATGTTCTCAAACTGGACTACGAGTTTTGAGGAGGATCCTATAACCATGTCTGGTGCCCCGCTGGGGAAGGATATCAATTATTTCTACAAGTCAGAGCAGGAATATCTCATTCATGGCGACGCAGGTAACGCCGCCGCTAACCTGAAGGCTGTCGCGGGATTAACCTTGCTGGTGCGCTTTGTGTTTAACTATACTTCCACATTCATCGTGCCTGAGGTTAAGGCGGAGATACTGGAGATCAAAGCGATGTTTACAGCAGTGCCGCCGTTTGCGGTGTTTATCAGCGAGCTGGCACGGGTTGGATATGCATTATGTGAATCGGCGTACGATCTGTCCCGGCTGAGAAATAATAAAAAAGTGGTCCTGCTGAAGATGGATTCGGCTGACTGGACCTTTAGCCTGAAGGGGTTAATCAGTAAACTTGCAGAGCCGAAGGGCAAAGGTACAGCCGTGTCGTTAAGTAAGCAAGAGGATACTATAGCCGTTAAAAATGATGAGAAGGGCCTGAGCTACAGCGATTATTTGAAGCTCTACCTGTTATTCGTGAACGGGGACACGCTTGCCGCCCGGACGGCGGATCTGATCTCCTTGAATATGACCAACAAGAAGCTGGGACTGGAGGCTGATGAGGCTGCCATGGCTGGTGCGGAGCTCTTTGATCTTCAAAAGGCTATTACCGGCTTCAGTATACAATCGACAGTAGATTTAAGAATGCTGTTCCTGTCCATGCCGTTTGCCCAGAAGGGTGTTAATGGTGTGGTTCCGCCGAAGACGCTTCCTATTAACGTTACGGACTACAGGGGGTACTAG
- a CDS encoding A24 family peptidase has protein sequence MNIHKLKPVVPYLGIPVLGLALWLIHGPEYDAYTLLAYELLIGFGYAAALSDLRSKRIPNEYIVAMLAAWVMIMVPQLFVNTESALSSLKNAIAGFGLGGILFLLVYLISRKGLGGGDVKLMAAFGLYLGFSNVLPAMLYGSVLSALTALVLVLLKRIGRKDAIPLAPFLYIGVLLAIFL, from the coding sequence ATGAACATACATAAGCTTAAACCTGTTGTCCCTTACCTGGGCATACCGGTGCTGGGGTTAGCCTTGTGGCTGATCCACGGGCCCGAATACGATGCCTATACCCTGCTTGCTTACGAATTGCTTATTGGATTCGGCTACGCTGCTGCGCTGAGTGATTTGCGGTCGAAACGCATTCCTAACGAGTATATCGTGGCTATGCTTGCCGCATGGGTCATGATTATGGTTCCACAGCTGTTTGTGAACACAGAGAGCGCATTAAGTTCGCTGAAGAATGCTATTGCAGGGTTTGGCCTGGGCGGCATCCTGTTTCTGCTGGTGTACTTGATCAGCCGGAAAGGTCTGGGCGGCGGTGATGTGAAGCTTATGGCGGCATTCGGATTGTATCTGGGCTTCAGCAACGTGCTCCCGGCAATGCTCTATGGCTCTGTACTGTCTGCACTCACCGCACTTGTTCTGGTTCTGCTGAAGCGGATTGGACGCAAGGATGCTATACCGCTTGCCCCGTTTTTGTATATCGGCGTGCTGCTGGCAATTTTTTTATAA